In the genome of Paracoccus tegillarcae, one region contains:
- a CDS encoding DUF6152 family protein, with protein sequence MAHHGWRWTTGRNIRLSGLIASANLGNPHGVLRVDAEGDQWMVEVGQPWRNQRAGLTDSDFATGREIVIEGEPSANLEDRLLKAERIWFDGKLHDLYPERG encoded by the coding sequence ATGGCCCATCACGGTTGGCGCTGGACGACGGGCCGGAACATCCGGCTGTCGGGGTTGATCGCATCTGCCAATTTGGGAAATCCGCATGGCGTGTTGCGGGTGGATGCAGAGGGCGATCAGTGGATGGTCGAGGTCGGACAGCCATGGCGCAACCAGCGCGCCGGGCTGACTGACAGTGACTTTGCGACGGGGCGAGAGATCGTGATCGAGGGCGAGCCCTCGGCAAATCTCGAGGATCGACTGTTGAAGGCAGAGCGGATCTGGTTCGACGGCAAGTTGCATGACCTCTATCCTGAACGTGGTTAA
- a CDS encoding cytochrome c biogenesis CcdA family protein, whose protein sequence is MPEIGYLGAAVAGLLAFFSPCILPMVPFYLAYIGGLSVAELRDGSASARGRSPRTVIPAIAFASGVTSIFMLLGLGATMLGRAFAEYYQPLSYLAAAILIVFGLHFLGVLRISFLFREARLSTDLRPGSVLGAYVMGLAFGFGWTPCVGPALAAILMIASGSGDLWHGSSLLLVFGLGMTLPFVIVAFLAPTFMGWMARHRKSLGYVEKAMGLLLILFGVLIASGNIDQIADWLLRNFSWSATVI, encoded by the coding sequence ATGCCAGAAATCGGCTACCTAGGTGCGGCGGTGGCGGGACTTTTAGCCTTTTTCTCACCCTGCATTTTACCGATGGTGCCATTCTATCTGGCATATATCGGTGGGCTGTCAGTGGCAGAATTGCGCGATGGAAGCGCTTCTGCGCGCGGTCGGAGTCCGCGGACTGTTATCCCTGCAATCGCATTTGCATCTGGCGTGACTAGCATTTTCATGCTGTTGGGACTGGGTGCAACCATGCTTGGCAGGGCGTTTGCAGAATATTACCAACCTCTCAGCTATCTTGCGGCGGCGATCCTGATCGTGTTCGGGCTGCATTTTCTTGGCGTTCTGCGCATTTCGTTTCTCTTTCGAGAGGCCAGACTCTCAACGGATTTACGGCCCGGCTCGGTTTTGGGTGCCTATGTGATGGGGCTGGCCTTTGGTTTCGGCTGGACGCCCTGTGTGGGACCGGCGCTTGCCGCGATCCTGATGATCGCATCGGGCAGCGGGGATTTGTGGCACGGTTCGTCGCTGCTTTTGGTTTTTGGATTGGGGATGACCCTGCCCTTTGTCATCGTGGCTTTTCTTGCGCCCACTTTCATGGGTTGGATGGCGCGCCATCGTAAAAGCTTGGGGTATGTCGAAAAGGCAATGGGGCTATTGCTGATCCTCTTTGGGGTATTGATCGCCTCGGGCAATATTGACCAAATCGCGGACTGGCTGCTGCGGAATTTCAGCTGGAGCGCGACAGTCATCTGA
- a CDS encoding diguanylate cyclase, with product MNSKPVIMVVDDEIANIETIGAILEDEYDIVFARSGEQAIEMAVKNPLDLILLDIIMPGLDGYETCRRLKQDPQLADVPVIFTTGLHALEDEVQGLSAGAIDYVIKPVQPVSLRQRVGNHVELKRVRDRLVNLTMIDPLTSLGNRRMLECQLDEIVPRLAKTREWLSLALVDIDFFKQFNDIYGHPAGDSCLRKVAAALNDTMRRGSDFCTRYGGEEFAGVLPATDLDGAMRIAEEMRKTIEALTIPHSGSGVGNVVTISVGVTSFRCGPEPSTALYFEKADTMLYTSKKNGRNQVTGGAAD from the coding sequence ATGAACAGCAAGCCTGTCATCATGGTGGTCGATGACGAGATCGCCAATATTGAAACGATCGGCGCGATCCTGGAAGACGAATACGACATCGTTTTCGCCCGTTCGGGCGAACAGGCGATCGAGATGGCCGTGAAAAACCCGTTGGACCTGATCTTGCTGGACATCATCATGCCCGGTTTGGACGGATACGAGACCTGTCGCAGGCTAAAGCAGGACCCGCAACTGGCGGATGTTCCGGTGATTTTTACCACAGGCCTTCATGCTCTTGAAGACGAGGTTCAGGGTCTGTCTGCCGGCGCGATTGATTACGTGATCAAGCCGGTACAGCCTGTCTCATTGCGTCAACGTGTCGGAAATCACGTCGAACTCAAACGCGTTAGAGACCGGCTGGTCAACCTGACGATGATCGATCCGCTGACCAGCCTGGGCAATCGTCGCATGCTGGAATGTCAGCTTGACGAAATCGTGCCGAGGCTGGCAAAGACCAGGGAATGGCTATCTCTGGCCCTTGTGGATATCGATTTTTTCAAGCAGTTCAATGATATATACGGTCATCCGGCGGGGGATAGCTGCTTGCGAAAGGTCGCAGCGGCGTTGAATGATACGATGCGTCGCGGCAGCGATTTTTGCACGCGCTATGGCGGCGAGGAATTTGCCGGCGTCCTGCCTGCCACGGATTTGGATGGTGCTATGCGTATCGCAGAAGAGATGCGCAAGACCATTGAGGCTCTCACCATTCCGCATTCCGGTTCGGGGGTAGGAAATGTGGTGACCATAAGCGTGGGCGTTACCAGCTTTAGGTGTGGCCCGGAACCATCGACCGCACTCTATTTCGAGAAGGCTGATACAATGCTCTATACCAGCAAAAAGAATGGCAGGAACCAGGTGACAGGCGGCGCAGCTGATTGA
- a CDS encoding hybrid sensor histidine kinase/response regulator — MKNELVGLRNRYAALLVWLFWLHVPLAGLVSLWIQALPFATAVLTASVPAALYHMTYRRCGVAPATCYVGTVALISEPALLLVLFSGHPWQMDMHMYFFALMALNIAWFRTTPLYLGAALTSLHHLVLLYLLPSAVFPGQGDLARVLLHAVIVAFQTIVLLWVVTKLRETFWRIGRMGDELLKKGVALEERTREAEAANQAKSMFLANVSHEIRTPINAILGFSHLLQRTALKPSQKDQIGKINSAGVTLLRLINDVLDVSKIEAGKFELDECEFDLRTAIESQLQMVSESALSKGLSVDVQVAKNIPTLLIGDDMRFNQVVLNLLSNAIKFTPQGRISVTVEKVAEADGIADIQCSVKDSGIGMTPEQQAVLFKSFAQADPSTTRRFGGTGLGLAISRQIAEQMGGWIKVDSVADQGSTFTFLVRMRLGGQLPYVATGPDGSLRRLRILVGDDNPAARQIIQEIFARWGMQADLAVSGQSVLDMVQTAAADGKSYDLLMLDWKMPVIDGMDALKRMKGLPGLSKLPVTVMMTAYDLDDCIQLGAGQDIAAFLSKPIDAARLSSTLNHLFQVATTDDDTQIVDGSGRPGFGYVDQLPRQLHGLRVLLAEDNEINREIAVELLTDAGLVVECASNGRLACEMVESRGDDFAAILMDVQMPEMDGVTATVRIRETVSSEALPIIAMTAHAYEEDRQRCLGAGMNDHIAKPIDPQLLIATLTQWLSAAEANGAPAQIRSRPDGHANEELPAQLPPFDIETALARVNGRKPLLRRLIVSFHDNYSDCVDRLAAKIHQGKHGEAADLAHSLKGVAASLELADVVAPAQAIEDLLRSGHQTGFDDLMAELRVAVQSAVNAAASLIPDRSAPARMPDQAAEVTDITAAMTARDDLRDKLGRQSLSARRAYGTFADALGLTPEQREQDPMGEALLRLDYDEALELLDAHYADLANDRKDKSA, encoded by the coding sequence ATGAAGAATGAGCTTGTTGGCCTGCGCAACAGATATGCAGCGCTGCTGGTATGGCTGTTCTGGCTGCATGTTCCGCTTGCGGGGCTGGTGTCCCTCTGGATCCAGGCCTTGCCGTTTGCCACCGCCGTGCTGACAGCCTCTGTGCCGGCAGCCCTTTATCACATGACCTATCGGCGCTGCGGTGTTGCGCCCGCCACCTGCTATGTCGGAACCGTGGCGCTGATAAGCGAACCGGCGCTGCTGCTTGTGCTTTTCAGCGGCCATCCGTGGCAGATGGACATGCACATGTATTTCTTTGCGCTGATGGCGCTGAACATCGCATGGTTCCGGACCACGCCGCTATATCTGGGCGCAGCCCTGACCTCACTGCATCATCTGGTTCTGCTGTATCTGCTGCCGAGTGCCGTTTTTCCGGGGCAGGGCGATCTGGCGCGGGTGCTGCTGCATGCGGTCATCGTTGCCTTTCAGACCATTGTCCTGCTTTGGGTCGTCACCAAGTTGCGCGAAACCTTTTGGCGCATCGGGCGGATGGGCGATGAATTGCTGAAAAAAGGCGTCGCGCTAGAAGAGCGGACACGCGAGGCCGAAGCCGCGAATCAGGCCAAAAGCATGTTCCTGGCCAATGTCAGCCATGAGATACGCACGCCCATCAACGCGATTCTGGGGTTCTCGCATCTGCTGCAGCGCACGGCATTGAAACCATCGCAAAAGGATCAGATCGGCAAGATCAATTCCGCCGGCGTGACACTGCTGCGTTTGATCAACGACGTCCTGGATGTCTCGAAGATCGAGGCAGGAAAGTTCGAACTGGATGAATGCGAATTCGATCTGCGCACGGCAATCGAAAGTCAGTTGCAGATGGTTTCTGAAAGCGCGCTGTCAAAGGGACTGTCGGTCGACGTTCAGGTGGCCAAGAACATTCCAACGCTGCTGATCGGCGATGACATGCGCTTCAATCAGGTGGTCCTGAACCTGCTTAGCAATGCGATCAAGTTCACACCACAGGGGCGTATTTCTGTCACCGTCGAAAAGGTGGCCGAGGCGGATGGCATCGCCGACATCCAGTGCAGCGTCAAAGACAGTGGCATTGGCATGACGCCTGAACAGCAAGCCGTCTTGTTCAAATCCTTCGCTCAGGCGGATCCTTCGACCACGCGCAGGTTTGGCGGTACGGGTCTGGGCCTGGCGATAAGTCGTCAGATCGCAGAGCAGATGGGCGGTTGGATCAAGGTCGATAGTGTCGCCGATCAGGGCAGCACATTCACCTTTCTGGTCCGAATGAGGCTCGGCGGCCAACTGCCATATGTCGCGACCGGGCCCGATGGCAGCCTCAGGCGGCTGCGCATTCTTGTGGGCGACGACAATCCGGCGGCGCGGCAGATCATCCAGGAAATCTTCGCAAGATGGGGAATGCAGGCCGACCTGGCTGTTTCGGGGCAGAGCGTGCTTGATATGGTTCAGACCGCCGCGGCAGATGGCAAATCTTATGATCTGCTGATGCTGGACTGGAAAATGCCGGTGATCGATGGGATGGACGCTCTGAAACGAATGAAAGGCTTGCCGGGCCTGAGCAAGCTGCCGGTCACGGTGATGATGACCGCCTATGATCTCGATGACTGCATTCAACTCGGCGCAGGTCAGGATATAGCTGCTTTTCTGAGCAAACCGATCGATGCGGCCCGTTTGAGCTCGACCCTCAACCACCTGTTCCAGGTCGCGACAACGGATGACGATACACAGATCGTGGACGGCAGCGGCCGGCCAGGCTTTGGCTATGTTGATCAACTGCCAAGGCAGCTACACGGTCTGCGCGTTCTTCTGGCTGAGGATAACGAGATCAACCGCGAAATCGCAGTCGAACTGCTGACCGATGCCGGATTGGTTGTAGAATGCGCATCGAACGGACGGCTGGCATGCGAGATGGTCGAGTCCCGGGGCGATGATTTCGCCGCTATCCTGATGGACGTTCAGATGCCTGAAATGGACGGTGTGACCGCGACAGTGCGCATTCGAGAAACAGTTTCCTCCGAGGCGCTGCCGATTATCGCGATGACAGCCCATGCCTATGAAGAGGACCGGCAACGCTGCCTGGGCGCCGGAATGAACGATCACATCGCAAAGCCCATCGATCCGCAGCTGTTGATCGCGACGCTGACACAGTGGCTCAGCGCCGCAGAGGCGAATGGGGCACCAGCCCAGATCCGCAGCCGACCAGACGGCCACGCCAATGAAGAGCTGCCAGCGCAACTGCCTCCGTTCGACATCGAGACTGCGCTGGCACGGGTGAATGGCCGAAAACCGCTGCTTCGCCGCTTGATCGTCAGCTTTCACGATAACTACAGTGATTGCGTCGACAGGCTGGCTGCCAAAATTCACCAAGGCAAGCATGGCGAGGCCGCGGATCTTGCACATAGTCTAAAGGGCGTCGCGGCATCGCTAGAGCTTGCGGATGTGGTCGCCCCGGCGCAGGCGATCGAGGACCTATTGCGATCGGGTCATCAAACCGGATTTGACGATCTGATGGCTGAATTGCGGGTTGCGGTTCAGTCGGCTGTCAATGCGGCCGCCAGCCTGATCCCAGATCGCAGCGCACCGGCCCGCATGCCCGACCAAGCGGCCGAGGTCACGGATATAACGGCCGCCATGACAGCGCGCGATGATCTGCGCGATAAACTGGGGCGACAAAGCCTTTCCGCACGGCGCGCTTACGGAACATTCGCCGACGCCCTCGGTCTGACGCCCGAGCAGCGAGAGCAGGACCCGATGGGCGAGGCGCTGTTGCGGCTGGATTATGACGAAGCGCTGGAATTGCTTGACGCCCACTATGCGGACCTGGCCAACGATCGGAAGGATAAGTCAGCATGA
- a CDS encoding cation transporter, with product MSVAICPGCAIGVMGAGAEPDRPLDGTIELVLPGIHCAACIGGVEAILRSAPGVSDARVNLTRKRAWIRAAPGADPADWIEALANAGYDAHEVTSDAQPPADNQPDIVLHLGIAGFAMMNVMLLSVAVWSGAADVTRDFLQWISALIALPGTAFAARPFFRNALGALRAGRLAMDVPISLAILLACGMSLYEVVKGSDHTWFDTALPLTFFLLAGRYLEQMMRRAVRSAAADMSALEPKRVHRIEGSARVSRPIQEVRVGDILWLAASARVPVDAVLMDDSARIYRSALTGESDPVSGFPAKSMPLVR from the coding sequence ATGAGCGTCGCTATCTGTCCCGGCTGCGCCATCGGTGTGATGGGGGCGGGTGCCGAACCGGACCGCCCGTTGGACGGCACGATCGAACTGGTCTTGCCCGGCATCCATTGTGCCGCCTGCATCGGCGGGGTCGAAGCCATCCTCAGATCCGCCCCGGGTGTCAGCGACGCACGCGTCAATCTGACCCGCAAGCGCGCCTGGATCCGTGCCGCACCCGGTGCCGACCCGGCTGACTGGATCGAGGCATTGGCCAATGCCGGTTACGACGCGCATGAAGTCACGTCGGATGCCCAGCCGCCCGCAGATAACCAGCCCGATATCGTCCTGCATCTTGGCATCGCGGGCTTTGCGATGATGAATGTCATGCTGCTATCGGTCGCCGTCTGGTCCGGCGCCGCCGATGTGACGCGCGATTTCCTGCAATGGATCAGCGCCCTGATCGCGCTGCCCGGCACGGCTTTTGCAGCCCGGCCGTTCTTTCGCAACGCATTGGGCGCCCTGCGCGCGGGACGTCTGGCGATGGACGTGCCGATCTCACTGGCGATTTTGTTGGCCTGCGGCATGTCGCTTTACGAAGTGGTCAAGGGCAGCGATCACACCTGGTTCGACACCGCGCTACCGCTGACCTTCTTTTTGCTGGCGGGGCGCTACCTCGAACAGATGATGCGCCGTGCGGTACGCTCGGCGGCGGCGGATATGTCAGCGCTGGAACCTAAGAGGGTGCACCGGATCGAAGGTTCGGCCCGCGTCTCAAGACCCATCCAGGAGGTGCGTGTCGGCGATATTCTGTGGCTGGCTGCCAGTGCGCGCGTGCCCGTTGACGCCGTGCTGATGGATGACAGCGCGCGGATCTATCGCAGCGCCCTGACCGGCGAATCCGATCCTGTCAGCGGGTTTCCGGCCAAGAGCATGCCGCTGGTGAGGTGA
- a CDS encoding FixH family protein: protein MSGELRGYHVAMIFGSAVAIIIGVNLVLGTQAIRTFPGLEVKNSYVASQSFDRDRIAQQALGWQASVRVDGDMLRLDITGQGGLVRAEITEAKLGRASLAAQDRAPEFHPHGDTYLADVPGLAPGLWYLWFAAEAHDGTVFRQRLELRVPE from the coding sequence ATGAGCGGCGAACTTAGGGGCTATCATGTCGCAATGATCTTTGGGTCAGCCGTCGCGATCATCATCGGGGTCAATCTGGTGCTGGGAACTCAGGCCATCCGGACATTTCCGGGGCTTGAGGTCAAGAATTCCTACGTGGCAAGCCAGTCCTTTGACCGTGATCGTATCGCGCAGCAGGCACTGGGTTGGCAGGCATCGGTGCGCGTGGACGGCGATATGCTGCGGCTGGATATCACCGGGCAGGGCGGTCTTGTTCGCGCTGAAATCACAGAGGCGAAACTGGGCCGCGCCAGCCTTGCCGCTCAGGACCGCGCGCCGGAGTTTCACCCCCACGGCGATACCTATCTCGCCGATGTGCCGGGACTGGCGCCGGGGCTGTGGTATCTGTGGTTCGCAGCCGAGGCCCATGATGGCACGGTATTCCGGCAGCGATTAGAGTTGCGGGTGCCGGAATGA